TATCTTATAAACAGTGAAATCATACATATCACGGCATTTCGCTTCATCACGATCTACCACACCTAAAAGCTTATCAATTTCATTTAAAGTAAAACCTAATTCCTGGATGCGCTTAATGAATTTTAATCGGTCGACGGTTTGTTCTGTGTATATTCGATATCCTGACCTTGTACGAGAAGGTTTCGGAATTAATCCCAATCGTTCATAATACCGAATGGTTTCTTTATTAACGTTACATTTCTCAGCCAATTCTCCAATATGAAACTCCATTTGTTTCACCTCATACGAATTATAAACCCTGTACCAAAGTACAAGGTCAATATAAATAGCTTTCCCCACTATTCCATACTCAATTCTTGATGCTATAGATTCGATTTTTCAATTTGAATCGTAGTACGTTCAATTTTATAATTATCACGTTTTAGATTAATAGCCTGTTGAAGAACAACTTGTTCATCTGTTTCTTCGTCAATTTGAATATGACAGCTAAACATATCTAATCCTACTGTTGGTCATTCCGGGTTGGTTAACGTTATGGATGGCGATTTTCGCAGATGTGGGCGCTATAATAATCGTGTATTGAACTCTCTTCGATTAATAAGATCAAAGTACTAATCTATAGAAAGCGAGTTAATCGGAAATTGTTTATGAAAAGAGGATGTCCAATAAGTCGGTAGATTTCCGATTATTGGACATCCCTTATTTAATCTTTATTTAACAGAAAGTTCACTTTCCGTT
This genomic window from Sporosarcina sp. Marseille-Q4063 contains:
- the merR1 gene encoding mercury resistance transcriptional regulator MerR1 codes for the protein MEFHIGELAEKCNVNKETIRYYERLGLIPKPSRTRSGYRIYTEQTVDRLKFIKRIQELGFTLNEIDKLLGVVDRDEAKCRDMYDFTVYKIEDIQRKIHDLQRIEQMLIDLKERCPENKDIYECPIIETLLEI